AGCGAGAAGCGGGAGTCGCCGCCTGAGCAAGAAGCGTGATCCGATCGCAGATCCGTAGATCTGCAGAGGTTCGCGCGACGCAGCGCAGGCGGATGCATCGCGCTTCGCAGCCGCAGCCTCCCTGTGCAGAGGTTCCCTAGGAACTATTGCGCTGGCGCTTGGGCAAGTAGCGGGAAGCCAGCTCGATCAAGGTCAGGCGATCGATTGGGCGGATCAGCGCGCCGTCGAATCCGGCTCGGTCGATTTTCTCGCGAATCTCCGGTGTCGACTTATTCGACAGTCCCACGATCGGTTTGTCTAAACCCGTGCGTCGCAACACGCGTGAGGTTCCGTACGGATTCACGTCAGGAGTATCCAGTCCCATCAAGACAAGGTCGAAGCCGCCGAAAAGCGCGCGATCAATGGCACCCAGGGCACTATCCGCGACACTGACGGCAATACCGAGATCCTCCATCAGTCGCCGCAACAAGCGTCGGTTCTGGCCATCGCGTTCGATCAACAGGACTCGACCTGCCAGTGGAGGCTGTGTGCAGAGCGCCCACTTATGCGGGCCTTCCGTTTGCAACGGCGTGCTCGGCTCGACGGCGAAGCGGAAGCGATAGATGCCACTCGAGCGATGTGAGAGTTCATAGACGACGTCGGAGCCGAGTCTCCGCGCTGCGGCACGAGCGCGGTTCAACGGGTGCTTTGCCTCATAGCTCAGACGCTCGAAGTCCGTCGATGTTATGCCTATACCGTTCTGCAGGACTTCGACCACGACTTCACGGGGGCCACGTCCGTACACCAGCGCACCCACGCTGCCGCCACTCGACAGATACAGCAGGTACGACAGGAGTTCGCCGAGGGCGATGCGTACGTTCTTGTGATCGAAACGCCCACTGCTCGGAACCCTGGGCGCGATATCGATCCAGACCTCGATTCCGCGCTCGGAAGCAACGGCGCGGATTCCTTCGATGATGCTCTGAATCAACGCGCGCGGGTCGTGCGATATCCTGGCATCCAGCGACAAACCCCGCGTGGGCGGCGTTCGCCTGTCGGCAATGGCGGCTCTCGGTTTCTTCAGCGCACACATGGGCTGCAAGGACGATCGACCGCAACCTCCCGAAGCTGAAACCCTACTGCAGCTCCGCGAGCAGGCCCCTCTCCATTTCGGCGAACTTGAGCCTATATGTGCGTCGGAGTGCAAGATCGATCGAAGGATTCTTTGCGAGGCGCTCGCATAGACTCCGCATCTTGCGTGCATCCCAGTTTCGCAACAGGTACTCCACAGTCGCGAACGACTGCAGGTAGGCCAACCCGGCGTAGTTCGGGCCCAGGTCCTGGAAGCTAGGTCTCGAAAGCTGTGCGAGTGGAATCCACGCGCCCTGCCGGACCACTCTTTGCAGCACGTCGTGTTCTCGCTGGCTCATGAGTCGTCGACCGAGGGCCAGCCGTTCAAAATATTCTGCGAGTCCTTCATTTAGCCAGCCGGGGAAGCGCCCGTGTCCCCCGATCGTTCCGATCGCCGCGTGCAGGTATTCGTGGTGCAAGGTGCGAACCAGGCGTCCATCCACGGCGGTGTTGCCTCGTACGTGGATCACGCCGTTGTAGAAACCGGCGGCGCGGAAGCGAAATAGCGAGGCGAAGCGCTGATCGAACAGATCCGGGTCGAAGATCTGAACCTGAATCCGGTTGCTGGGATCGATCCCGAGCACATTTCGCACGCTGTCGTGCGCGTTTTCCAGCGTGGCCAGAACCGATCGCTCGAACTGCCGAATCCCGTTGGCGCCGGAGTAGCGATCGATCGCCACGTCCTGAAGAAGAAGGAAGTGTCGTGACTTTCTCTCGCTGAACTCTCCGTCGGCTCCGCGCTGCCTTGCAACTCCCGGTTCGGCGAGAATCATCAGCGCCAGGAACAACGCAAAACCTCTGATTGCTGGGCGCGTCCGAACATGCATGAACTCCAGTCTACCTGAAAAAGCCCCGCCAACCCTTGCTTTCGAGGGGTTCTGGGTTATTTGCCTCGTGTGCCGGTATGTCGGCAGAGCGAACAAGGAGACACTGATGGCAGCCAGGAAAAAGGCCAAGAAGAAGGTGGCGCGCAAGAAGAGCAGCGCCCCGGAAGCAATGATCATTTCGAAGAGCCGTGTGAAGGCCGCCGTGAAGAAGTGCAACGTCGGTAGCGAGTTCTATGGCGCGCTCGAAGATGAGGTCCGCCAGCTCATCAAGACTGCTGAAGAACGAGCAATCGGCAACGGCCGAAAGACGCTTCGTCCATACGACGTCTGACACATCTTCTTTCGGAGAGGTTCAAGCGAGCGCCGATTGGTTTGACCGGTCGGCGCTCGCCGTGTTTCGCCGCATTTCGCCGCGAAACTCCCGGCGTGTAGAATTCGCTCGAGGAGAGTGATGCGCGCCGTCGTGGTCGATCACTGGATCGAGCCCAGCCAGCTGCAGGTCCACGAGATTCCGGAACCGGTGCCCGGCGTCGGCCAGGTCGTGGTCGATGTGCATTCTGCGGGCTGCAACTTCTTCGACATCCTGATCATCGCGGGCAAATACCAGGTCAAGCCCGAATTCCCCTTCAGCCCCGGTGGTGAATTTGCCGGTGTGATCAGCGCTTTCGGCCCGGGTACGAGCGGCTTCTGCGTCGGCGACCGGGTCTACGGGCACGTACCCTATGGCGCCTACGCGCAGAAGTTGGCGGTTTCTGCGGAGTTCCTGCGACGGATCCCCGAGGACGCGAGCTACGACAGCGCAGCAGCCATCCCGATCGTCTACCCCACTTCGTATGCCGCGCTCGTTCCCCGAGCGCAATTGCGTGAGACTGAGACTCTGTTGGTGCATGCCGCCGCCGGTGGTGTGGGTCTGGCAGCCGTGCAGATCGGCAAGGCGCTCGGCGCCCGTGTGATCGCGACGGCCGGTGGCCGTGAGAAACTGGAGATCGCCCGGCGCGCGGGTGCGGATCTGGCGATCGACTATCGCGAGGAAGACTGGGTGGCGGCCGTTCGGGAAGCAACCGACGGGCGCGGGGCCGACGTGATCTACGACCCGGTCGGAGGCGATATCTTCGACGGATCGCTCCGGTGCATCGCCTGGAACGGCCGTCTACTCGTGATTGGCTTCGCAAGCGGGACGATCCCCAGCGCAAAGGCAAATCGCATCCTGTTGAAGAACATCTCAGTGGTCGGTGTGCACTGGAGCGCATACCACGACAATCAGCCGGAAGCGGTCGGACCGGTCTTCGAAGGGCTCGAGCGCATGCTCGCCTCGGGTTCAATCCGTCCGCTGATCTTCGGCACCTACACTCTCGAGCAACTGCCCGAGGCCCTCGAAGCCCTGGGCTCGCGCGCTACCTGGGGAAAGCTCATCATCCACCCATGAGCATCCGAAAGCTCGCGCCAATCGTGCTCGTCCTGGTTGCGGCGTGCAGTGAAATGCCGACCGC
The sequence above is drawn from the bacterium genome and encodes:
- a CDS encoding DUF1931 domain-containing protein, encoding MAARKKAKKKVARKKSSAPEAMIISKSRVKAAVKKCNVGSEFYGALEDEVRQLIKTAEERAIGNGRKTLRPYDV
- a CDS encoding NADPH:quinone oxidoreductase family protein, with the protein product MRAVVVDHWIEPSQLQVHEIPEPVPGVGQVVVDVHSAGCNFFDILIIAGKYQVKPEFPFSPGGEFAGVISAFGPGTSGFCVGDRVYGHVPYGAYAQKLAVSAEFLRRIPEDASYDSAAAIPIVYPTSYAALVPRAQLRETETLLVHAAAGGVGLAAVQIGKALGARVIATAGGREKLEIARRAGADLAIDYREEDWVAAVREATDGRGADVIYDPVGGDIFDGSLRCIAWNGRLLVIGFASGTIPSAKANRILLKNISVVGVHWSAYHDNQPEAVGPVFEGLERMLASGSIRPLIFGTYTLEQLPEALEALGSRATWGKLIIHP
- a CDS encoding response regulator; the protein is MIQSIIEGIRAVASERGIEVWIDIAPRVPSSGRFDHKNVRIALGELLSYLLYLSSGGSVGALVYGRGPREVVVEVLQNGIGITSTDFERLSYEAKHPLNRARAAARRLGSDVVYELSHRSSGIYRFRFAVEPSTPLQTEGPHKWALCTQPPLAGRVLLIERDGQNRRLLRRLMEDLGIAVSVADSALGAIDRALFGGFDLVLMGLDTPDVNPYGTSRVLRRTGLDKPIVGLSNKSTPEIREKIDRAGFDGALIRPIDRLTLIELASRYLPKRQRNSS